A genomic region of Melanotaenia boesemani isolate fMelBoe1 chromosome 21, fMelBoe1.pri, whole genome shotgun sequence contains the following coding sequences:
- the kcnj12a gene encoding ATP-sensitive inward rectifier potassium channel 12: MSVGRINRYSIVSSEEEGLRLTTMHGMNGFGNGKIHTRRKCRNRFVKKNGQCNVQFANMDDKSQRYMADIFTTCVDIRWRWMLVVFTLVFVVSWLAFGLAFWVIALLHGDLDNPAGDDNFTPCVLQVNGFVAAFLFSIETQSTIGYGYRCVTEECPVAVFMVVFQSIVGCIIDCFMIGAIMAKMARPKKRAQTLLFSHNAVIAMRDGKLCLMWRVGNLRKSHIVEAHVRAQLIKPRITDEGEYIPLDQIDINVGFDKGLDRIFLVSPITILHEIDEESPLFGISKQDLETADFEIVVILEGMVEATAMTTQARSSYLASEILWGHRFEPVLFEEKNLYKVDYSHFHKTYEVPSTPRCSAKDMVENKFLVPSSNTFCYENELAFLSRDDEEEEEDVGGGSRALANLSPDRNSRHEFERLQTTRGLDQRSYRRESEI, encoded by the coding sequence ATGAGTGTGGGAAGGATCAACCGCTACAGCATTGTGTCATCTGAGGAAGAGGGCCTTCGCCTCACTACCATGCATGGCATGAACGGCTTTGGCAATGGCAAGATTCACACACGTCGCAAGTGCCGCAACCGCTTTGTGAAAAAGAATGGACAGTGCAACGTGCAGTTTGCCAATATGGATGACAAGTCACAGCGGTACATGGCTGACATCTTCACCACGTGTGTTGATATTCGCTGGCGATGGATGCTGGTAGTCTTCACGCTTGTGTTTGTTGTCTCCTGGCTGGCCTTCGGCCTAGCCTTTTGGGTCATTGCGTTGCTGCACGGAGATCTGGATAACCCAGCTGGAGATGACAACTTCACTCCTTGTGTACTGCAGGTCAATGGATTTGTGGCTGCCTTTCTATTCTCCATTGAAACACAGTCTACTATTGGTTACGGCTACCGCTGTGTGACTGAGGAGTGTCCAGTGGCTGTCTTCATGGTGGTCTTCCAGTCAATAGTTGGTTGCATCATTGACTGCTTCATGATAGGCGCCATCATGGCTAAAATGGCAAGGCCTAAGAAGCGGGCACAGACACTGTTGTTTAGCCACAATGCTGTCATTGCCATGCGGGACGGAAAGTTGTGTCTCATGTGGAGAGTAGGGAATCTTCGCAAGAGCCACATTGTTGAGGCCCATGTCAGAGCGCAGCTCATCAAACCTCGGATAACTGATGAGGGGGAATATATTCCTCTAGACCAGATAGACATTAATGTGGGGTTTGACAAAGGCTTGGACAGGATTTTCCTGGTTTCACCCATCACTATTCTACATGAGATAGATGAGGAGAGCCCTCTTTTTGGGATCAGCAAACAGGACTTGGAGACGGCAGACTTTGAGATTGTCGTCATCCTGGAGGGGATGGTTGAAGCAACCGCCATGACCACGCAAGCTCGCAGCTCTTACCTGGCTTCTGAGATCCTTTGGGGTCACAGATTTGAGCCAGTCTTGTTTGAGGAGAAGAACCTGTACAAGGTGGATTATTCTCACTTTCACAAAACCTACGAGGTGCCGTCCACCCCACGCTGCAGTGCCAAGGACATGGTGGAGAACAAGTTCCTAGTCCCCAGCTCTAACACCTTCTGCTATGAAAATGAGCTGGCCTTCTTAAGTcgtgatgatgaggaagaggaggaagatgttGGTGGTGGGAGCAGGGCACTTGCAAATCTCAGTCCGGACCGGAACAGCCGACATGAATTTGAACGCTTACAGACCACCAGGGGGCTGGACCAAAGGTCTTATCGTAGAGAGTCAGAGATATGA